One window of Halopseudomonas maritima genomic DNA carries:
- a CDS encoding MerR family transcriptional regulator: MLEPSHNDELPAIPGKRYFTIGEVSELCAVKPHVLRYWEQEFPQLSPVKRRGNRRYYQRQDVLMIRQIRALLYDQGFTIGGARQRLSGEEAREDLTQYKQLIRQTIAELEEVLNVLRVR; this comes from the coding sequence ATGCTGGAACCCAGCCATAACGACGAATTGCCGGCTATCCCCGGCAAACGCTATTTCACCATTGGTGAGGTCAGCGAGCTGTGTGCAGTGAAACCCCATGTTCTGCGTTATTGGGAACAGGAGTTTCCGCAGCTGTCGCCGGTCAAGCGTCGCGGTAATCGACGCTACTATCAGCGCCAGGATGTCCTCATGATCCGCCAGATTCGTGCATTGCTGTACGATCAGGGCTTCACTATCGGCGGTGCGCGTCAGCGTCTGTCCGGTGAAGAAGCACGGGAAGACCTCACCCAGTACAAGCAACTGATCCGTCAGACAATTGCCGAGCTGGAAGAAGTGCTCAACGTGCTTCGCGTTCGCTGA
- the ihfA gene encoding integration host factor subunit alpha yields the protein MGALTKAEMAERLYEELGFNKREAKELVELFFEEIRNALETNEQVKLSGFGNFDLRDKRQRPGRNPKTGEEIPITARRVVTFRPGQKLKARVEAYAGTQP from the coding sequence ATGGGGGCTCTGACAAAAGCGGAAATGGCTGAGCGGCTGTACGAAGAGTTAGGGTTCAACAAACGCGAAGCCAAAGAGTTGGTCGAGTTGTTTTTCGAAGAAATTCGCAATGCACTTGAGACCAATGAACAGGTCAAGCTGTCGGGATTCGGCAACTTTGATCTGCGCGACAAGCGTCAGCGCCCCGGCCGTAATCCCAAGACCGGCGAAGAAATACCCATTACTGCCCGCCGGGTAGTGACCTTTCGCCCAGGACAAAAACTCAAGGCACGAGTAGAAGCCTATGCTGGAACCCAGCCATAA
- a CDS encoding YqaJ viral recombinase family nuclease encodes MKSEKRNYSTPRKGTALRLVSTTQLDREQWLAVRRGGIGSSDAAAAVGLNPYKSQLALWLEKTERDAGMPQIDPQDDTTPTFWGSILEPIVASQYTKRTGLKVRKVNAVLQHPDPQLHWMMANLDREVVGSSEVQILECKTAGINGARLWRDGVPEYVQLQVMHQLAVTGKQAADVAVLIGGQDLEIHRIERDETMIANLIELERRFWQYVVDDTPPPADGSDSADQALRCLYPKDNGRTLDLSGNPTLSVAYVELKALKQTINKQQKREAELKQQLQQAMGDASRAIFAGGQISWKRSKDSNVLDVDQLLKDKPYLQTRYSKVKEGSRRFLIS; translated from the coding sequence ATGAAATCGGAAAAACGGAATTATTCAACGCCACGCAAAGGCACTGCCCTGCGCCTGGTCAGTACCACCCAGCTGGACCGGGAGCAGTGGCTAGCTGTGCGCCGCGGTGGTATCGGCAGCTCAGATGCCGCTGCAGCTGTAGGCCTGAATCCCTATAAATCGCAGTTGGCCCTGTGGCTGGAAAAGACCGAGCGAGATGCGGGCATGCCGCAAATCGATCCTCAGGACGATACCACGCCCACCTTCTGGGGCAGCATCCTTGAGCCTATCGTTGCATCGCAGTACACCAAGCGCACAGGCCTCAAGGTACGCAAGGTGAATGCAGTGCTGCAGCATCCCGATCCTCAGCTGCACTGGATGATGGCAAACCTGGACCGGGAGGTCGTCGGTTCATCCGAGGTCCAGATCCTGGAGTGCAAAACAGCCGGCATCAATGGTGCCCGCTTGTGGCGTGACGGCGTGCCTGAGTATGTGCAACTGCAGGTGATGCATCAACTGGCGGTTACCGGTAAACAGGCAGCCGACGTAGCCGTGTTGATCGGTGGACAGGATCTGGAGATTCATCGTATTGAGCGTGATGAAACGATGATCGCGAACCTGATAGAGCTGGAACGTCGCTTCTGGCAATACGTTGTCGATGATACGCCGCCACCGGCTGATGGCAGCGATTCGGCAGATCAGGCACTGCGTTGCCTCTACCCTAAGGACAATGGTCGCACGCTTGATCTGAGTGGCAACCCCACGCTCAGCGTGGCGTATGTTGAGCTCAAGGCCCTCAAGCAGACCATCAACAAGCAACAAAAGCGGGAAGCCGAGCTAAAACAGCAACTGCAACAGGCCATGGGGGACGCCAGTCGAGCGATATTCGCTGGCGGCCAGATCAGCTGGAAACGCAGCAAGGACAGCAACGTGCTGGACGTCGATCAACTCCTCAAAGACAAACCCTATCTGCAAACCCGCTACAGCAAGGTCAAGGAAGGCAGTCGTCGCTTTCTGATCAGCTGA
- a CDS encoding P-loop NTPase family protein — protein sequence MQYIYLIPQKAVSVLKQRARWTKRAECIPHHQALELTAKAVGFDHWHQVAAAADQCKPIEDAYFRGFLLAFDPSGLPDLDDESCPLQWEPYAFDLLKERLFECYASQIDEEDPDGRPIAETLNPLELQEYFDAEWSGMYFCRLKQPAETATLEQVIALVRRYCFWSPRFIFFKGSLVETH from the coding sequence ATGCAATACATCTATTTGATCCCTCAGAAAGCCGTCTCTGTTCTGAAGCAACGAGCACGATGGACGAAGCGAGCGGAATGCATTCCTCACCACCAGGCACTTGAGCTCACGGCGAAAGCTGTTGGGTTTGACCACTGGCATCAAGTCGCAGCCGCTGCAGACCAGTGCAAACCGATTGAGGATGCATACTTTCGAGGTTTTCTCCTGGCGTTCGACCCATCAGGGCTACCTGACCTGGATGATGAAAGCTGTCCGCTCCAGTGGGAGCCGTATGCCTTCGATCTTTTGAAAGAGCGGCTGTTCGAGTGCTATGCCAGTCAAATCGATGAGGAAGACCCTGACGGTAGGCCTATTGCCGAAACGTTGAATCCGCTAGAGCTTCAAGAGTATTTTGATGCGGAGTGGAGCGGTATGTATTTTTGCCGGCTCAAGCAGCCAGCTGAAACAGCGACGCTCGAGCAGGTTATCGCTCTGGTACGCCGATATTGCTTCTGGTCCCCTCGGTTTATCTTCTTCAAAGGAAGCCTGGTGGAAACGCATTAG
- a CDS encoding DUF932 domain-containing protein, whose product MAHQIENMAYVGATPWHGLGSQLSTHQPLEVWQREAGMNWHIEESPVRFVSGNNAHLGSIHSFPEQKVLFRSDTKAPLSVVSQRYKVVQPMEVLEFYRDLTEYAGFELETAGVLKGGKKFWALARTGQSSQLKGRDEVNGYLLLATSCDGTLATMATPTTVRVVCNNTLAIAVDGATQAIRVPHSTEFNASRVKQQLGVSVSQWSEFMYRMKTLSERKVKPAEALRYFLQVICSTDADLTDLTQLPQHRALQKVQDLYLGQGRGAQLASAQNTAWGLLNAVTEFVDHKKRARSTDHRLDSAWFGQGAVLKQKALDHALQLVA is encoded by the coding sequence ATGGCACATCAAATCGAAAACATGGCTTACGTTGGCGCAACACCCTGGCATGGTCTGGGTAGCCAGCTTTCAACGCATCAGCCGCTGGAAGTCTGGCAGCGCGAAGCCGGCATGAACTGGCACATCGAAGAATCGCCGGTGCGCTTTGTATCCGGCAATAACGCCCACCTAGGCAGTATCCATTCATTCCCGGAGCAGAAGGTCCTGTTCCGCTCAGACACCAAAGCGCCGCTCTCTGTTGTCTCCCAGCGCTACAAGGTCGTGCAGCCGATGGAAGTGTTGGAGTTCTATCGCGACCTGACCGAGTACGCAGGCTTTGAGCTGGAAACAGCCGGGGTACTCAAGGGCGGCAAGAAGTTCTGGGCGCTGGCCCGCACCGGCCAAAGCAGCCAGCTCAAAGGCCGTGACGAGGTAAACGGCTACCTGCTGTTGGCCACCTCCTGTGACGGAACACTAGCCACCATGGCAACGCCCACCACAGTGCGCGTGGTCTGCAATAACACCCTGGCCATTGCGGTCGATGGCGCAACTCAGGCGATCCGGGTTCCGCACAGCACCGAGTTCAATGCCTCCCGCGTTAAACAGCAGCTTGGCGTATCGGTCTCGCAATGGAGCGAGTTCATGTACCGCATGAAAACGCTGTCTGAGCGCAAGGTAAAACCAGCCGAAGCGCTGCGTTACTTCCTGCAGGTGATCTGCAGTACCGATGCAGACCTGACTGACCTGACCCAACTGCCACAGCATCGCGCCCTGCAAAAGGTGCAGGACCTGTATCTGGGCCAAGGTCGAGGGGCTCAGTTGGCATCCGCGCAGAACACCGCGTGGGGGCTGCTCAACGCCGTCACTGAGTTTGTAGACCACAAGAAACGCGCCCGCAGTACTGACCACCGACTGGACTCCGCCTGGTTTGGTCAAGGTGCGGTGCTCAAACAAAAAGCCCTGGATCATGCCCTGCAACTGGTTGCCTGA
- a CDS encoding recombination directionality factor: MLKGLAITPPVLGRVAIGKVVERNGKRLPEKDDQFTLTSQVQYDGQWLLHPLDKELRTSATDKLRSIPVRLLFNDPQLNFRAHYALFDRASGRPLCVGDGEQCKRRTQEGIQSLPCSSPDGCPLAQGGQCKPYGRLNISIGDEDALGSFVFRTTGYNSIRTLSARLEYFRALSGDRLACLPLELRLRGKSTRQSHGTPIYYVDLTLRQGMSVEEALRDARALDEARREAGFDQAALDQAARNGLANGAFEDTDEESGQVLEEFYPDTPAPASTSQPSLQERLANKAQTAAQANTEATP, from the coding sequence ATGCTCAAAGGTCTCGCTATTACCCCACCCGTGTTGGGCCGCGTTGCCATCGGCAAGGTGGTCGAGCGCAACGGCAAACGTCTGCCGGAAAAAGACGATCAGTTCACTCTCACCTCTCAGGTTCAATATGACGGTCAGTGGCTGTTGCATCCGCTGGACAAAGAACTACGCACGTCCGCTACCGACAAGCTGCGTTCCATTCCGGTACGGCTGCTGTTCAACGACCCGCAGCTGAACTTCCGGGCTCACTACGCGTTGTTTGATCGCGCGTCTGGACGACCTCTGTGCGTGGGTGACGGCGAGCAGTGTAAGCGTCGTACCCAAGAAGGCATTCAATCGCTGCCCTGCTCCTCACCGGATGGCTGCCCGCTAGCCCAAGGTGGCCAGTGCAAACCCTATGGTCGACTCAACATCAGCATTGGCGATGAGGATGCCCTGGGTAGCTTTGTGTTTCGCACCACTGGCTACAACAGCATCCGCACATTGTCGGCGCGGCTGGAGTACTTCCGGGCGCTGTCTGGTGATCGGTTGGCCTGCCTGCCACTGGAGCTACGCCTGCGTGGCAAATCCACTCGCCAGAGCCATGGCACGCCCATCTACTACGTCGACTTGACGCTGCGCCAGGGCATGAGCGTTGAAGAGGCCCTGCGCGATGCCAGAGCGCTTGATGAGGCCCGTCGAGAGGCCGGCTTTGACCAAGCGGCATTGGACCAGGCAGCTCGCAATGGGCTCGCCAACGGTGCCTTCGAAGACACCGACGAAGAGTCTGGTCAGGTGCTGGAGGAGTTCTATCCAGATACTCCCGCGCCAGCATCTACATCCCAACCCAGCCTGCAGGAGCGCCTGGCCAACAAGGCGCAAACGGCAGCCCAAGCAAACACCGAGGCAACACCATGA
- a CDS encoding ATP-binding protein produces MLKDWVKRHDNVDRDWLVNYLSSPTRLGDPIGNTYEDILNRWESRLLSTPNPKEIMQALSAAWATKCYRDRDKHSSCNLMLKSASKKKLKELSSSFKISMGAVVDGLLLGEGPHQISKEVRTEKREKSRQIAKMKKENVEERCYSEALNEMLTAAIIEISRLKLSTPKENDKTPPSACVVAQAAELEVREIAVGLGQNLALMKRLRQGHTFDLEYIGNRLKTGNSSPLALRPHSIRRKLSLANLPSPRARLSEAEHQLAPVQEILDGSWLSPGNILTISGRAEQDSNRIASAIAIHHCTNGARIRHTTAFDLFNKLEESKNIHLEQKISHLNSIADLLIIGGWDNIGWTGRRLEILLDLITSRERFGSTIIISRISIDAWLENIKDDRVMRQAFSSKLLDNSYKLTITPEPIASDTEALKTSTGKTSIASRFTYYSMIKNTGHISVPLTSQHCITHILSTKK; encoded by the coding sequence ATGCTGAAAGATTGGGTAAAAAGGCACGACAACGTGGATAGAGATTGGCTAGTAAATTACCTATCCAGCCCTACCCGGCTTGGGGACCCCATAGGCAATACTTACGAGGACATTCTGAACAGATGGGAAAGCCGACTGTTAAGCACGCCCAACCCGAAAGAAATAATGCAGGCACTGAGTGCAGCCTGGGCGACCAAATGCTATAGGGATCGCGACAAGCACAGTAGCTGCAACTTAATGCTTAAGAGCGCATCAAAGAAAAAGCTGAAAGAGCTCTCGAGCAGCTTTAAGATAAGCATGGGAGCAGTTGTTGACGGGCTGCTTTTGGGCGAAGGTCCTCACCAAATTTCAAAAGAAGTCCGAACCGAAAAAAGAGAGAAAAGCAGACAGATTGCAAAGATGAAAAAGGAAAATGTCGAGGAGAGATGTTACTCAGAGGCATTAAACGAAATGCTTACAGCTGCCATAATTGAAATATCAAGACTCAAACTATCAACTCCCAAAGAGAACGACAAAACACCCCCATCAGCTTGCGTCGTTGCACAAGCTGCCGAATTGGAAGTTAGGGAAATCGCCGTTGGATTAGGACAAAATCTCGCCCTTATGAAAAGGCTGCGCCAAGGACACACTTTTGACCTAGAGTACATAGGCAACCGACTAAAAACGGGAAATAGTAGCCCACTTGCGTTGAGGCCACACAGTATTAGGCGCAAGCTCTCTCTAGCAAACCTGCCCAGCCCTAGAGCAAGGCTAAGCGAAGCAGAGCACCAGTTAGCGCCAGTGCAAGAAATTTTAGATGGGAGCTGGCTCTCGCCAGGAAACATACTAACTATCAGCGGCCGCGCCGAACAAGACTCAAACCGTATTGCCAGCGCAATAGCGATACATCATTGCACTAATGGGGCTCGAATACGCCACACCACCGCTTTCGACTTATTTAACAAGCTAGAAGAATCAAAAAACATCCATCTAGAGCAAAAGATCTCTCACTTAAATAGCATTGCCGACCTGCTGATAATCGGAGGATGGGACAATATAGGCTGGACGGGCCGAAGGCTCGAGATACTCCTCGATCTAATTACTAGCAGAGAGCGCTTCGGGTCAACCATTATAATCAGTAGAATAAGTATCGACGCATGGTTGGAAAACATAAAAGACGACAGAGTTATGCGTCAAGCATTCTCTTCCAAGCTACTTGACAACTCATACAAACTCACAATCACCCCAGAGCCTATAGCCAGCGATACAGAAGCGTTAAAGACCAGTACTGGAAAAACCTCAATAGCCAGTCGCTTTACATATTACAGCATGATAAAGAACACCGGGCACATCAGCGTTCCGCTCACCTCTCAGCATTGTATTACCCACATACTTTCAACTAAAAAATGA
- the pheT gene encoding phenylalanine--tRNA ligase subunit beta has product MKFSEQWLRTWVNPDISRDELVARLSMTGLEVDSVTPAAGEFSGVVVGEILSAEQHPDADKLRVCRVSNGSEEFQVVCGAPNARAGIKVPFAMVGAVLGEDFKIKKAKLRGVESFGMLCSAAELQISEDHDGLYELPQDAPVGQSVREYLALDDAIIEVDLTPNRGDCLSIAGLAREVGANYGAAVTRVEVAPVAAVHEDVRPVELVATEACPRYLGRVIRNVDLSRATPLWMVERLRRSDIRSIDAVVDITNYVMLELGQPMHAFDLAEIKGGIRVRLAEEGEKLVLLDGQEVSLRADTLVIADHERPLAMAGIMGGEHSGVSENTRDLFLESAFFDTIAIAGKARGYSLHTDSSHRFERGVDWQLQREAMERATALILEIVGGEPGPVIEAVEQGALPTLKQITLRNERITQMLGMQMSEADVVGYLKGLGLGVSAQAEGQWQVDVPSHRFDISIEVDLIEELARLYGYNRLPVSAPTAALTLAGKPETRGELPALRRLLVARGYHEAITYSFIEPGLSKQFEPQIEPLALANPISSDMAVMRPSLWPGLSKAVQYNQNRQQGRVRLFESGQRFIPAADGLQQEVMLSGIVTGSRQPEGWANGAEKIDFFDVKADVEAVLAQSAAGVTFRFEPVEHPALHPGQSARILNGGEQVGLMGALHPQLVADLDLNGPVFVFELALAKICQGQLPRFEELSRYPEVRRDIALVVDRTVLAEDLLSCIRAEAGAHLKNLRLFDVYEGKGIDPHRKSMAIGLTLQDSSRTLTDDEVNAVMDRVLQSLEQGFNATLRK; this is encoded by the coding sequence ATGAAATTCAGTGAACAGTGGCTGCGCACCTGGGTGAACCCCGACATCTCCCGTGATGAGCTGGTGGCGCGCCTGTCCATGACCGGACTCGAAGTAGATAGCGTTACCCCGGCAGCCGGCGAGTTTTCCGGTGTTGTGGTGGGCGAGATTCTCAGCGCAGAGCAACACCCGGACGCCGACAAGCTGCGCGTCTGCCGCGTCAGCAACGGCAGTGAAGAATTCCAGGTGGTGTGCGGCGCACCCAATGCCCGTGCCGGCATCAAGGTTCCGTTCGCCATGGTGGGCGCGGTTCTGGGCGAAGACTTCAAGATCAAGAAGGCCAAGCTGCGCGGTGTCGAATCCTTCGGCATGCTGTGCTCTGCGGCTGAACTGCAGATTTCAGAAGACCACGACGGTCTGTACGAGCTGCCGCAGGATGCCCCGGTTGGGCAGAGCGTGCGTGAGTATCTGGCGCTGGACGACGCCATCATTGAGGTCGACCTGACCCCGAACCGCGGTGACTGTCTGTCCATCGCCGGCCTGGCCCGTGAAGTGGGTGCCAACTACGGCGCTGCCGTCACCCGTGTCGAGGTGGCGCCGGTTGCAGCGGTACACGAGGACGTGCGCCCGGTAGAGCTGGTTGCTACCGAGGCTTGCCCGCGCTATCTGGGCCGGGTGATCCGCAATGTTGACCTGTCGCGCGCCACGCCACTGTGGATGGTCGAGCGCCTGCGTCGCAGCGATATCCGCAGCATTGATGCGGTTGTCGACATCACCAACTACGTGATGCTCGAACTGGGTCAGCCGATGCACGCCTTTGACCTCGCTGAAATCAAGGGCGGCATTCGTGTACGCCTGGCAGAAGAGGGCGAGAAGCTGGTGCTGCTGGACGGCCAGGAAGTCAGCCTGCGTGCCGACACCCTGGTCATCGCCGATCACGAACGCCCGCTGGCCATGGCCGGCATCATGGGTGGCGAGCACAGCGGTGTTAGCGAGAACACCCGTGATCTGTTCCTGGAAAGCGCCTTCTTCGACACCATCGCCATCGCCGGCAAGGCGCGTGGCTACAGCCTGCATACCGATTCCTCGCACCGCTTTGAGCGCGGCGTAGATTGGCAGCTGCAGCGCGAAGCCATGGAGCGTGCTACTGCACTGATCCTGGAGATCGTCGGCGGCGAGCCGGGTCCGGTTATCGAGGCGGTAGAGCAGGGCGCCTTGCCTACGCTCAAGCAGATTACCCTGCGCAACGAACGCATCACCCAGATGCTCGGCATGCAAATGAGCGAAGCCGACGTTGTGGGTTACCTCAAGGGGCTCGGTCTGGGTGTCAGCGCCCAGGCAGAGGGTCAGTGGCAGGTAGATGTGCCCAGCCACCGCTTCGACATCAGCATCGAGGTGGATCTGATTGAAGAGCTGGCCCGTCTGTATGGCTACAACCGCCTGCCGGTCAGCGCGCCGACAGCGGCCCTGACTTTGGCCGGCAAGCCTGAAACCCGCGGCGAGCTGCCGGCGCTGCGCCGTCTGCTGGTTGCCCGTGGTTACCATGAAGCGATCACCTACAGCTTCATCGAGCCTGGTTTGAGCAAGCAGTTTGAGCCGCAGATCGAGCCGCTGGCCTTGGCCAACCCGATCTCCAGCGACATGGCCGTCATGCGTCCCTCGCTGTGGCCGGGCCTGAGCAAGGCTGTGCAGTACAACCAGAACCGTCAGCAGGGTCGCGTGCGTCTGTTCGAGAGCGGTCAGCGCTTTATTCCCGCTGCCGATGGCCTGCAGCAGGAAGTCATGCTGTCCGGCATCGTCACCGGTAGCCGCCAGCCGGAAGGCTGGGCCAACGGCGCAGAGAAGATCGACTTCTTCGACGTGAAAGCCGATGTAGAGGCTGTTCTGGCGCAGAGCGCTGCCGGCGTAACCTTCCGCTTTGAACCGGTTGAGCACCCGGCGCTGCATCCGGGCCAGTCCGCGCGCATCCTCAATGGCGGCGAGCAGGTAGGTCTGATGGGCGCGCTGCACCCGCAGCTGGTGGCCGATCTGGACCTTAACGGCCCGGTTTTTGTGTTCGAGTTGGCATTGGCAAAGATCTGCCAAGGTCAATTGCCGCGCTTTGAGGAATTGTCCCGCTACCCTGAAGTCAGACGGGACATAGCGCTGGTGGTGGACCGTACCGTGCTGGCTGAAGATTTGCTGTCCTGCATCCGTGCGGAAGCCGGCGCACACCTCAAGAACCTCAGGTTGTTTGATGTTTATGAGGGCAAAGGTATTGATCCGCATAGAAAAAGCATGGCAATCGGCTTGACGTTGCAGGATTCGTCGCGCACTCTTACCGATGACGAGGTGAATGCTGTCATGGACAGAGTGCTGCAGTCCTTGGAGCAAGGGTTCAACGCCACACTAAGGAAATAG
- a CDS encoding helix-turn-helix domain-containing protein, which produces MSKSTTDAWSARIGQAIARRRAAANMTQEQLAEKLDIGSEAVSRLERGVASLSVARLFQLSELFGCDTADLLTEGSVRTGDQARELEQLLNGLSGEDRELVLQVVKQLSARLAR; this is translated from the coding sequence ATGTCCAAATCAACTACAGATGCCTGGTCGGCCCGTATTGGTCAGGCCATTGCTCGCCGCCGGGCAGCGGCGAACATGACCCAGGAGCAGCTGGCCGAAAAGCTCGATATTGGCAGTGAGGCGGTATCGCGTCTGGAACGGGGTGTGGCGAGCTTGTCAGTCGCCCGCCTGTTCCAGTTGTCGGAGCTGTTTGGCTGCGATACAGCGGATTTGCTGACCGAAGGCAGCGTGCGCACCGGCGACCAGGCCCGGGAGCTGGAGCAGTTGCTGAACGGGTTGAGTGGCGAAGACCGGGAGCTGGTCTTGCAGGTGGTAAAACAGTTAAGCGCTCGGCTGGCCCGCTGA
- a CDS encoding helix-turn-helix transcriptional regulator, whose translation MKFLRLKSVMALTGLARATIYQYIAAGTFPRAVPLGGRSVAWLESEILEWMSARVAERDVAG comes from the coding sequence ATGAAATTTCTTCGGTTGAAATCAGTGATGGCACTCACCGGCCTAGCCCGCGCAACTATTTACCAGTACATCGCCGCGGGAACGTTTCCCAGAGCGGTTCCGCTTGGCGGGCGTTCGGTGGCTTGGCTTGAAAGCGAGATTTTAGAGTGGATGTCAGCGCGGGTGGCAGAGCGCGACGTAGCTGGTTGA
- a CDS encoding abortive infection family protein: MENLLHAILREIKNGATSFDPSSAGGDIKKFQDIAKTIVYADSQGYISRIIPHMESMSGQRHYDCILVSGGLTYLGEQTLIELSGQPTPIDEAFLDILNRIPSYNIREKWDKALHRRITDPSGAITAARSLLETTLKWIVEQRGGKPSKNNKELFNQAIDSLRIEVEGKPIEKTINGLNTILWGIGEMRNNHGDAHGAASSSTPPTVGEAGFCVNLAGAAALFLLEEFENGET; the protein is encoded by the coding sequence ATGGAAAATTTGTTGCATGCGATTCTACGAGAAATTAAAAATGGTGCCACATCGTTTGACCCCAGCAGCGCTGGTGGCGATATTAAAAAATTCCAAGACATAGCGAAAACAATTGTTTATGCCGATAGCCAAGGGTATATCTCTAGAATTATTCCCCACATGGAATCTATGAGCGGGCAGCGACATTATGACTGCATATTAGTGAGCGGTGGACTAACATATCTGGGCGAGCAAACCCTAATTGAGCTTTCGGGCCAGCCGACACCAATCGATGAGGCGTTCCTTGATATTCTAAATCGCATTCCAAGCTACAACATCCGGGAGAAATGGGACAAAGCTCTCCATCGCCGTATAACAGACCCCAGCGGCGCAATTACTGCTGCCAGAAGCCTGCTTGAGACCACATTAAAATGGATCGTTGAACAACGAGGCGGAAAGCCCTCTAAAAACAACAAAGAATTGTTTAATCAGGCAATTGATTCTCTAAGAATCGAGGTCGAAGGAAAACCGATCGAGAAAACCATTAATGGTCTCAACACAATTCTTTGGGGCATAGGTGAGATGCGAAACAATCATGGCGATGCGCATGGTGCTGCGTCAAGCAGTACGCCGCCAACCGTCGGCGAGGCAGGTTTTTGTGTGAACCTGGCTGGGGCAGCGGCGTTGTTTCTATTGGAGGAGTTTGAGAACGGGGAGACTTAA
- a CDS encoding JAB domain-containing protein codes for MTTTEQTPGLLCQELPVSEAEILTWAEAILRARFARSNYLTSPALVRDYLRLNLGAEEREVFGVILLDSQHGVQRFERLFYGTIDSASVYPREIVKLALQQNAAAVVLAHNHPSGNPEPSEADIKLTQRVQQALQTVDIRLLDHLIVSGTHSVSLAERALI; via the coding sequence ATGACCACAACTGAGCAAACACCGGGCCTGCTCTGTCAGGAACTGCCGGTGTCCGAGGCGGAGATCCTGACATGGGCTGAAGCCATCCTGCGAGCACGCTTTGCCCGCTCCAACTATCTGACCAGCCCAGCGCTGGTACGTGACTACCTGCGCCTGAACCTGGGCGCCGAGGAGCGCGAGGTCTTTGGGGTGATTCTGCTGGATAGCCAACACGGCGTGCAGCGCTTTGAGCGCCTGTTCTACGGGACCATCGACAGTGCCAGTGTGTATCCCCGAGAGATCGTTAAACTCGCTTTGCAGCAAAACGCTGCCGCCGTGGTGCTGGCGCATAACCATCCCAGTGGTAACCCCGAGCCTAGCGAGGCGGACATCAAGCTGACCCAGCGCGTCCAGCAAGCCCTGCAAACGGTCGACATCCGCCTACTGGACCATCTGATAGTCAGCGGTACCCATTCAGTCAGCTTGGCTGAACGTGCCCTGATTTAA
- a CDS encoding inovirus Gp2 family protein — MSDDHHYKRNPFNTNQRLVFSSPYQGLPIQVAQGPAVEEYLDKLLRTIITASLATPRVFAVRIDLRYSRRADLPPEATANSVMERFIASLRYRLDSNYACVKARDGKANKHHLRYVWAREVGQESGRPHYHVLLLLNGDAYRSVGDYTNPDADCLYNRIRGAWASAIGVDYHNASGLVSLPPGRSSWMLHQSDDQALEDVFYAASYLCKAATKEFGSRAHGFNASRR; from the coding sequence ATGAGCGACGACCACCACTACAAACGTAACCCCTTCAACACAAACCAGCGACTGGTATTCAGTAGCCCTTATCAAGGCCTACCCATCCAAGTAGCCCAAGGCCCAGCCGTGGAGGAGTACCTCGACAAGCTCCTCAGAACCATCATCACCGCTAGCCTTGCCACTCCACGTGTATTTGCCGTGCGCATAGACCTGAGGTACAGCAGGCGTGCGGATCTACCTCCTGAGGCGACCGCGAATTCTGTCATGGAGCGTTTCATAGCCAGCCTGCGTTACCGTCTCGACTCTAATTATGCTTGTGTGAAAGCACGAGACGGGAAGGCCAACAAGCACCACCTCAGATACGTCTGGGCTCGAGAGGTAGGCCAGGAGAGTGGCAGGCCCCATTACCACGTTCTGCTTTTGCTCAACGGTGATGCTTATCGGTCAGTGGGGGACTACACCAATCCAGATGCTGACTGCCTTTACAATCGCATCAGGGGCGCGTGGGCGAGCGCTATCGGGGTCGACTACCACAACGCTTCAGGCCTGGTCAGTCTTCCTCCCGGTCGTTCTTCATGGATGCTTCATCAGAGCGATGATCAAGCCCTGGAGGACGTGTTCTACGCAGCGAGTTACCTGTGCAAAGCGGCTACCAAGGAGTTTGGTTCGAGGGCACATGGCTTTAACGCCAGCAGACGGTAG